Part of the Cohnella candidum genome, GCGAATGGATTCTGGCCTGAGATTCCACCTGTTCCACGGAAAACCCTTTGCCGTTATCCCCGATGGTCATCTGTATGCTGTCTTCCTGGAATGTCATATCGAGAGACACGAAGGTCGCTTCGGCGTGCTTCAAAGCGTTGTTGAATGCTTCCTGCACGAGACGGTACATGGCCGCTTCCATCGCGGACGGAAGCCTCTTCTCTTTGCCGGTCGTTTCGAATACGGTGCGGATCAACGTCTTTTCCTCGAAATCCTGAACAAATTTCCGAAGGGTCGGCACGAGTCCCAAGTCGTCCAAAGCCATCGGGCGAAGGTTGAAAATGATTTTGCGGATTTCTCCGAGGCCTTGCCGGACTTGCGTTTTAAGATCGATCAGCTCATTGCGGATGAGCTCCAGGTCGTTCGTGTCCAGCATCCGCTCCGCGATTTCCGTCCGCAGCACCAGGTTGGCGAGCGATTGGGCCGGACCGTCGTGGATTTCCCTGGCGATCCGTTTGCGTTCGTCTTCCTGGGCCAAAATGATCTTGAGGCCGATCAACTGGCGGTTTTTCGCGGATTCGAGAATCCGGGTGACCTGGTTCAAATCGCCGGATAAATAGTCTAAAACGACGTTCATCTGCAGGCCGATCGTTTCCGCGCGTTCAATGGACAATTCGACGGATTTGACGCGGCTTTGCAATTCGTTGCGCCTGGCTCGCAGATAGCTTTCCTTTTCCCTGAAAACCATGAGGTCAAGCTGGATCTGGGTCGCTTTCTCATAAGCGGATTTGATGTCTTGTTCGGTGTAACGGACGAAATCGCGGCTCACTTCGGTCAGGCGGATTCTCGACAGCCGGTATTCCCTCTCCAGCTTGTCGACCTTATCGATCGCTTCCGTCGTCTCCGCAATGACCTTCTCCAGTTCCTTATGGAGACTGAGAAGTTCCCTGCGCGCCGCTTCGGCGATTTCGAAAACCTGGACCTTGCTGTCTTCCATGACGGTAATCGCATTTTGGATGACCTGATCGATTTGGTCCACTCGATAATCCACGCTAACGACTCCCTTAACAGCTTGTCTTCATCATATCATATTTCTCATTTTCGTGGTGAGGCGGATAGGACTTTCGATCGAAAGATTAGTGAATTGTAATGGTCTTCGTTTTGCCGTCCCAATCGATTTTCTGTCCCAGCTGTTCGGTGACGACGCGAACCGGCACGTACACGCTGTTGTTCTTTAAAATGGGGGCGGCGAGCACCTTCTGGCGGACTCCGTTCAGCGTCACTTCCGAGCGGCCCACCCACAACTCGAGCATCGAATCCCCGCGCAGAACCGTCACTCTCTTGGTCGCGTTATCCCAGGAGACTTCGGCGCCCAGCGTCTCCGTCACGAAACGAAGCGGCAAATAGTTGACGTCGTTGAGCAGGAACGGCGCGGTCTGCAGCTGGGTCGATTTCCCGTCGATCATCGCCGTCTTCTTGCCCACGGTCATCACGATCGTCGGCTTCACCGGAGTAAACGGCTTTGGAGGATACTGCAGCGTCAGGTTGTCGAACGCGACTTCCCCTTGCAGGGCGCGCTCGTCCTGGTCCTGCTCCAAGTTGACGACATAAAGCTTCGTCAGCTTCGCCGGGCCTTTCAGGCCGGCAGCTGCCAGGTCGATGCGGACCGTTTTCCAGCCGGACCAGTCGATCTTCTTCGCGACGTCGACGAGAACAGTCTTGCCGTCAGAACCGACGAATTCGGCCCGGGCATAGTTCATGCTGGCGTCGCCCAGCATGTCGAGCGTCATCGCGCTTGGCGTTCCGTCGACGTTGATGCCTCCGTTCATCGCGTTCAGGTTGGCATACGCGAACCGGCTGCCCGTGCCGTTCGTGAAGTCGTAAGCCAGATCGAGCACTTGCGAGGACTCATGCCCCGGAATTCCGGTCAGCAAGGAAGCCGAGCCCGTCGTTTCGCCCGGAAGCCCGCTGAAGTCGATCGGGTAGCCCGGATTCTCGAACGTTTCGAGCGATTGCTCGCTTCCCGGCGTCAAAATCGCGGCCGTACCGAAACCGTCGTACCGCGCGATGGCGAAACCGTATTGGGCTCCGTCCTCCACGCTGTCGATCGTCAATTTTCCGCCGCTTGCCGTCGCCTTGAAGCCTTTGAACTCCCATTTGATCGAGTTCGCGGGTACGGACAGCTCGCGGCCATCTTTCAGGCGAGCTTTCACCGGCACGGAAATGACGGCGCCCGGACGAAGAGAGGTCGTGTTCGGATCGATCGTAAGTTGATCGATCTGATCTTGACCGATGACTTCGATGTTCAACGAGTTCGACGCAAGCCCCGCTTTTACGGTAATCGTGGCCTTGCCGGGTTTGGCTGCGGTCAGCTTGCCGTCCTTGAACGTACCGACGGAGTTGTTGATGCTCCATTTGGGCTGCATGCCGGACGGATCGATCGGGTTATAGTAGGTGTCATAGCCTTTAAGGGAGTAAGAAGTTTCTTGCCCGACGAACAGGGTGCTGGTTCCGCTGGCGACGATCCCTTTCACTTCGCCTTTGGGCGCGTTCGTATAGACGCCGATTCCGTTCGCGACGAGTCGCTGTGTCGTGCCATAGAAGGTCGGATGGGTCAGCGCAACGTTAGTTTCTCCGAGCGGACGGGTAACCATGGTGGTAGAACCGCCTCCGTCCAGGTTGACCGCTTTCCATACGCCCAGCTGCAAGAGCATTTGCTGCAATTCTTTCAAGGAGACGCCGTCGCGCCCGCCATTCTCTTCGACGGTAATAAGGTACGCGGTCTTTCCGTCTTTGGAATAGCCGACAGCCGTACGTGCACGGTCCGCCGAGCCGCTGACGCCGGCGATATCGCGGGAGAAAGTCGCTGCCTTGCCTTGGTCGAGGAGGATGGTGTGGCCTCCTACGAGCATTTGGAAGGAACCCGGGTCATACGTTTTTTGGGTCGTCAAAGAAGTCAAATGGTAGTCCGATCCGACTTTGCTTCCTACGATCAGATTGTCGGTGATGAACTTGGCGGCTTTCCCGTGACCGCGCAGCACGTATCCGTTCGCCGGCACGGGCGTCGTGATTTCTTTGTCAATCGAGATTTCGGTCACGTATCCGTCCACGACGAGCGCTTCGGTTGGCTTGGTGCCAGTACCGGTCGGGCGCTCGGGTGCCGTCCATGCGTTCGTGTAAATATACAGAGCGTCGACGTGGCTGTTCGTCTTGTTGGGATCCGCCCAGTAGAGAGATTTGTTCACGCCGGCCAATGGGAAAGAAGCCCCCGTGTCGGCGGTGACGGTGCCTTCGAATGTAAAATTGTCGATCATCGGCTGGCGGTCTTTCGTGACGGCGAATGCATACATGCCCTTCAACTGGGACGTGCTGACGAGAAGGTTGCCGTTCGAGATCTGGGCCCCGATCGGCGCGCCGTCGCCGGTCGTATTGAATACGTCGGCGTTGATGCCCGCGACCGCTTTCGTTTCCTTCGCCATGGCGGTAACGGATTGGCGTGCGTTGACGCTGCCGTTTTTGCCTCCCATCACGTTCAAGGAGACATAAGGGTTGTTCAGGTCGACTTGCACGACGTGCATGACTTCCGTCTTTTGGGACGAGCTGGACGGAACCCAAGAGTAAGAGATTTCTTTGACGCCTGAGGTGACCATCGTTTCGCTGTTTTTGACCAACTTGTATGTAACGGTCGTCGCAGCAGTGGCATGGGATATGGGAGCCATAAGGACGGGATTGGCCATCGGAACGGTGAATACGAGCATACCCGCAAGAAGCGGCAGGACGATTTTCTTTGTTTTCGTCGTGCGAGGTTGAAGTTTTAAGCGCATTTGGTTC contains:
- a CDS encoding sensor histidine kinase, whose translation is MDYRVDQIDQVIQNAITVMEDSKVQVFEIAEAARRELLSLHKELEKVIAETTEAIDKVDKLEREYRLSRIRLTEVSRDFVRYTEQDIKSAYEKATQIQLDLMVFREKESYLRARRNELQSRVKSVELSIERAETIGLQMNVVLDYLSGDLNQVTRILESAKNRQLIGLKIILAQEDERKRIAREIHDGPAQSLANLVLRTEIAERMLDTNDLELIRNELIDLKTQVRQGLGEIRKIIFNLRPMALDDLGLVPTLRKFVQDFEEKTLIRTVFETTGKEKRLPSAMEAAMYRLVQEAFNNALKHAEATFVSLDMTFQEDSIQMTIGDNGKGFSVEQVESQARIHSQFGLVGMRERVELLQGKIDIESTAGQGTKIKIQVPIKSEPGKELGEHGK
- a CDS encoding stalk domain-containing protein, which produces MRLKLQPRTTKTKKIVLPLLAGMLVFTVPMANPVLMAPISHATAATTVTYKLVKNSETMVTSGVKEISYSWVPSSSSQKTEVMHVVQVDLNNPYVSLNVMGGKNGSVNARQSVTAMAKETKAVAGINADVFNTTGDGAPIGAQISNGNLLVSTSQLKGMYAFAVTKDRQPMIDNFTFEGTVTADTGASFPLAGVNKSLYWADPNKTNSHVDALYIYTNAWTAPERPTGTGTKPTEALVVDGYVTEISIDKEITTPVPANGYVLRGHGKAAKFITDNLIVGSKVGSDYHLTSLTTQKTYDPGSFQMLVGGHTILLDQGKAATFSRDIAGVSGSADRARTAVGYSKDGKTAYLITVEENGGRDGVSLKELQQMLLQLGVWKAVNLDGGGSTTMVTRPLGETNVALTHPTFYGTTQRLVANGIGVYTNAPKGEVKGIVASGTSTLFVGQETSYSLKGYDTYYNPIDPSGMQPKWSINNSVGTFKDGKLTAAKPGKATITVKAGLASNSLNIEVIGQDQIDQLTIDPNTTSLRPGAVISVPVKARLKDGRELSVPANSIKWEFKGFKATASGGKLTIDSVEDGAQYGFAIARYDGFGTAAILTPGSEQSLETFENPGYPIDFSGLPGETTGSASLLTGIPGHESSQVLDLAYDFTNGTGSRFAYANLNAMNGGINVDGTPSAMTLDMLGDASMNYARAEFVGSDGKTVLVDVAKKIDWSGWKTVRIDLAAAGLKGPAKLTKLYVVNLEQDQDERALQGEVAFDNLTLQYPPKPFTPVKPTIVMTVGKKTAMIDGKSTQLQTAPFLLNDVNYLPLRFVTETLGAEVSWDNATKRVTVLRGDSMLELWVGRSEVTLNGVRQKVLAAPILKNNSVYVPVRVVTEQLGQKIDWDGKTKTITIH